In the Scyliorhinus torazame isolate Kashiwa2021f chromosome 4, sScyTor2.1, whole genome shotgun sequence genome, one interval contains:
- the LOC140410899 gene encoding probable G-protein coupled receptor 139 yields MPFCLSIELQLMYYLSTSFSLLSLIANLLGIVILSRGKCGLSTCTTRYLVAMATADLLYVIIQVILNRINYYYFPVCFLDITPVCSVRTVLSCAAMDWSVWFTVTFSFDRFVAICWQKVKTKYCTEKTAAVVLVITSTLLFFKNAPYYFTVEPGEIIDNIPWFCNNKVSYLTEAGWHVFDWFDVVLTPLLPFTLILLLNTLTVRHILVASRVRKGLKCQSKGENRSDPEMESRRKSVILLFTISGSFILLWLVNVIDFLYYNIAGVDSENDFEYILQQVGSLLLNLNCCTNTFIYGITQSKFREQVRNAAKYAVASLRQLMNKRNN; encoded by the coding sequence ATGCCGTTTTGTCTCTCTATTGAATTGCAGTTGATGTATTATTTATCTACATCATTTTCCCTGCTCTCTCTTATAGCCAATTTACTTGGAATTGTGATCCTGTCccggggaaagtgtggcctctctacatgCACCACTCGctatctggtggccatggcaacggcggatctactgTATGTTATCATTCAGGTTATACTAAACCGGatcaattattattatttcccggTGTGCTTCCTGgacatcacccctgtgtgtagtgtccgAACTGTCTTGAGTTGTGCAGCCATGGATTggtctgtctggttcactgtcacgttctcatttgatcgatttgtggctatttgttggCAGAAAGTGAAAACAAAATATTGTACtgagaaaactgcggctgtggttctggtgaTAACTAGCACCCTGCTATTTTTTAAAAACGCACCATACTACTTTACAGTTGAACCAGGGGAAATCATCGACAATATTCCTTGGTTCTGTAATAATAAAGTAAGCTATCTGACTGAGGCTGGGTGGCACGTATTTGACTGGTTTGATGTCGTTTtaaccccattgctcccattcACTTTAATTTTGCTCCTCAACAccttgacagtcagacacattttagtggccagtcgAGTCCGTAAGGGACTGAAGTGTCAGAGCAAAGGAGAGAAtcgcagtgacccagagatggagagcagaaggaaatctGTTATTCTACTCTTCACCATATCTGGCAGCTTTATACTCCTGTGGCTGGTCAATGTTATTGATTTCTTATATTATAACATTGCAGGAGTAGACAGCGAAAATGATTTTGAATACATATTGCAACAAGTTGGATCTCTGCTGCtgaatttaaattgctgcacaaacacatttatttatgggatAACTCAGTCCAAATTCAGGGAACAGGTCAGGAATGCGGCAAAATACGCGGTTGCATCACTTCGACAACTAATGAATAAACGAAACAACTGA